One segment of Geomonas ferrireducens DNA contains the following:
- a CDS encoding ABC-F family ATP-binding cassette domain-containing protein, whose amino-acid sequence MNVVDITGLSKSFGSRVLLDDVTFAIGEDERVGLIGANGAGKSTLLTILAGLEDRDGGSIAMKRGASVGYLSQEPVLDEKATVASEIESGLTAIRAAMASFNELSEKMAANPPDMDRLLARQGELSVWIEHHGGWNTDHRVLEMMTHLQLPDPHQVIGTLSGGTKRRVALAKLLLQAPELLLLDEPTNHLDADTTQWLQDHLKAYPGAVMLITHDRYFLDEVVTRMLELERGGMISYPGGYTNYLIQREERLMNEATRRSRLLNLLRIETDWIRRGPPARSTKQKARIDRYHALEDSLSGPARRDLKIGFNTEEGLGGTILELDGVSKGFGARKLVNRLSFGMKRGDRVGVIGPNGCGKTTLIRMIMGEEEPDQGKVVVGKKTRISYFDQLREVLDPNQTIYDFFGEGDYVTTANGEKRHKIGYLEDFLFSPEDRRRPVGSLSGGEKSRLILARLMLQDSNLLVLDEPTNDLDIPTLQLLDASISSFPGCVLMVTHDRFFLDKVATGVLAFEGEGEVTFYEGNYANYRERREANRQAASALRVEKKEAQAVRVEKPKKGLTYAERIELEKLEVSIATLEKEFADVEALLGDPSRYGSVEGGIATITADYGRLEAELAKAFERWEELETKKGN is encoded by the coding sequence ATGAACGTTGTTGATATCACCGGGCTCTCCAAGAGCTTCGGTTCGCGGGTCCTTTTGGACGACGTGACCTTCGCCATCGGCGAGGACGAGCGGGTCGGGCTGATCGGCGCGAACGGCGCCGGCAAATCGACGCTCCTTACCATCCTCGCCGGACTGGAGGACCGCGACGGCGGCTCCATCGCCATGAAGCGCGGCGCCTCGGTAGGCTACCTGAGCCAGGAACCGGTTCTTGACGAGAAGGCCACCGTCGCCTCGGAGATAGAGAGCGGCCTCACCGCGATCCGTGCCGCCATGGCGAGCTTCAACGAGCTCTCGGAGAAGATGGCGGCGAATCCCCCCGACATGGATCGCCTCCTGGCGCGCCAGGGTGAACTCTCCGTCTGGATCGAGCATCATGGCGGCTGGAACACCGACCACCGCGTTCTCGAGATGATGACCCATTTGCAGCTACCCGACCCGCACCAGGTCATCGGCACCCTGTCCGGCGGCACCAAGCGCCGCGTTGCCCTGGCGAAACTTCTGCTGCAGGCCCCGGAACTTTTGCTTCTCGACGAGCCGACCAACCACCTGGACGCTGACACCACCCAGTGGCTGCAGGATCACCTGAAGGCCTACCCCGGCGCCGTAATGCTGATCACCCACGACCGGTACTTCCTCGACGAAGTGGTGACGCGCATGCTCGAGCTCGAGCGGGGGGGGATGATCTCCTATCCTGGCGGCTACACGAACTACCTGATCCAGAGGGAAGAGCGGCTCATGAACGAGGCGACACGCCGTTCGCGTCTTTTGAACCTTTTGCGTATCGAAACCGACTGGATCCGGCGCGGCCCCCCGGCGCGCTCCACGAAACAGAAGGCGCGTATCGACCGTTACCACGCCCTCGAGGATAGCCTCTCGGGACCGGCGCGCCGCGATCTGAAAATCGGCTTCAACACCGAGGAGGGGCTTGGTGGCACCATTCTGGAACTGGACGGGGTGAGCAAGGGGTTCGGCGCAAGAAAGCTCGTGAACCGGCTCTCCTTCGGCATGAAGCGTGGCGACCGGGTCGGGGTGATCGGCCCCAACGGCTGCGGCAAGACGACCCTGATCCGGATGATCATGGGGGAGGAAGAGCCGGACCAGGGAAAGGTCGTAGTCGGCAAGAAAACGCGCATCTCCTACTTCGACCAGCTGCGCGAGGTGCTCGACCCGAACCAGACCATCTACGACTTCTTCGGCGAGGGAGACTACGTCACCACGGCCAACGGCGAGAAGCGGCACAAGATCGGCTACCTCGAGGACTTCCTCTTTTCCCCAGAGGATAGAAGGCGCCCGGTCGGAAGCCTCTCCGGCGGTGAAAAGAGCCGCCTCATCCTGGCGCGGCTCATGCTGCAGGACTCGAACCTCCTGGTGCTCGACGAGCCGACCAACGACCTGGACATCCCGACCCTGCAGCTGCTCGATGCTTCCATCTCGTCCTTTCCCGGCTGTGTACTGATGGTCACGCACGACCGTTTCTTCCTGGACAAGGTGGCGACCGGAGTGCTTGCCTTCGAGGGGGAGGGGGAGGTGACCTTCTACGAGGGGAACTACGCGAACTACCGGGAGCGCCGGGAAGCGAATCGGCAGGCGGCCTCGGCGCTGCGCGTCGAGAAGAAGGAAGCCCAAGCGGTGAGGGTGGAGAAGCCGAAGAAGGGGCTCACCTATGCCGAGCGGATCGAGCTCGAGAAACTTGAGGTGAGCATCGCCACGCTGGAAAAGGAGTTCGCCGATGTGGAAGCGCTCCTCGGTGATCCTTCACGCTATGGCTCCGTTGAGGGGGGCATAGCCACCATCACCGCTGACTACGGCAGGCTCGAGGCGGAACTCGCCAAGGCTTTCGAGCGGTGGGAGGAGCTGGAAACGAAGAAAGGCAATTGA
- a CDS encoding LEA type 2 family protein translates to MKKLALLLLLLVVLSGCNTLVKTPVVMMQDLSVVSVDPAGAGMEVYLRVKNPNNFDLKLYGYSYDLKVMALPLVKGGAREEVNFPANEETDVRIPIRIAYADLLEILKRKPDPDKIPYQLAAGLDLETPLGQMSVPVKHTGTYAIPKQYRPAAIFGKIADFFRF, encoded by the coding sequence TTGAAGAAACTTGCTTTGCTGCTGTTGCTGTTAGTCGTTCTTTCAGGGTGCAATACGCTGGTCAAGACGCCGGTAGTCATGATGCAGGACCTGAGTGTGGTTTCGGTTGATCCGGCCGGGGCCGGCATGGAGGTGTACCTGAGAGTGAAAAACCCGAACAACTTCGATCTGAAGCTCTACGGGTACAGTTATGACCTGAAGGTGATGGCGCTGCCGCTCGTGAAGGGGGGCGCACGCGAGGAGGTCAACTTCCCGGCCAACGAGGAAACGGACGTCCGCATCCCGATCCGCATAGCCTACGCCGACCTTCTGGAGATCCTGAAACGCAAGCCCGATCCGGACAAGATACCCTACCAACTGGCCGCCGGCCTCGACCTCGAGACCCCGCTCGGGCAGATGTCCGTCCCGGTGAAGCACACCGGCACCTACGCCATTCCGAAGCAGTACCGTCCGGCAGCCATCTTCGGCAAAATCGCCGACTTCTTCAGATTCTAG
- a CDS encoding transglycosylase SLT domain-containing protein, translating into MKRKIVVLVAVLLMTASCDQSHLQQAQVPVTPSVSESDRALLTWAEGSEKQGDEKAPSAPTTVQMDLPKQTELDGRKKLVPAIYATFARRTTPARAKWLAEICYEKTEGTIFTPLDLAEIALAETGGHKLSSRAVSSKGALGVWQLMPERAESHGFTPQDMWDDEKCAEAAVKELYEKLDMASGNKARAKRLYCGTGPAARAYDKIRKRFRTEILREMQRGMLMQVASNR; encoded by the coding sequence ATGAAAAGAAAAATTGTAGTGCTGGTCGCGGTGCTTCTGATGACGGCATCGTGCGATCAGTCCCACCTGCAACAGGCGCAGGTTCCGGTGACTCCGTCGGTGTCTGAGTCGGACCGGGCGCTGTTGACCTGGGCCGAGGGGAGCGAGAAACAGGGAGATGAAAAGGCTCCCTCTGCTCCTACGACCGTGCAGATGGACCTCCCGAAACAGACCGAATTGGACGGGAGGAAGAAGCTGGTTCCCGCAATCTACGCCACCTTTGCCCGCAGGACGACCCCTGCAAGGGCCAAGTGGCTAGCGGAAATTTGCTATGAGAAGACGGAGGGAACCATTTTCACGCCGCTGGATTTGGCCGAGATAGCTCTGGCGGAAACCGGCGGGCACAAGCTCTCATCGAGAGCGGTATCATCCAAGGGTGCCCTTGGGGTGTGGCAGTTGATGCCGGAACGGGCCGAGAGCCACGGCTTCACGCCGCAGGACATGTGGGACGACGAGAAGTGCGCTGAGGCGGCCGTGAAGGAGCTTTACGAGAAGCTCGACATGGCCAGTGGGAACAAGGCACGTGCGAAAAGGCTCTACTGTGGAACGGGGCCGGCTGCCAGAGCCTATGACAAGATCCGCAAGCGCTTCCGCACGGAGATACTGCGGGAGATGCAAAGGGGCATGCTGATGCAGGTTGCCAGCAACCGATAG
- the trpB gene encoding tryptophan synthase subunit beta: MDTPDHTGHFGRFGGRYVSETLMPALLELEKAYNHFRNEKGFQDEFAYYMRQYVGRPNPLYLAEKLTAKMGGAKIYLKREDLNHTGAHKVNNTIGQGLLAKRMGKKKVIAETGAGQHGVATATVAALFGMECEVFMGEEDIRRQSLNVFRMKLLGAKVTPVSSGTATLKDAMNEAMRQWVTYVEDTFYIIGTVAGPHPYPVMVRDFQSIIGREAREQHLEAEGRLPDYLIAAVGGGSNAIGLFHPFVNDASVQMIGVEAAGYGIESGKHAAPLSAGSVGVLHGNKTYLLQDQYGQIAHAHSISAGLDYPGVGPEHSYLKEIGRASYVSVTDDEALEAFQVLTREEGIIPALESSHAVAHALRLAPTLSTNESIVVCLSGRGDKDIHTVADVMGVQL; this comes from the coding sequence TTGGACACGCCTGACCACACTGGACACTTCGGCCGTTTCGGCGGCAGATACGTCTCCGAAACGCTCATGCCGGCCTTGCTCGAACTCGAGAAGGCGTACAACCATTTTCGCAACGAAAAGGGGTTTCAGGATGAGTTCGCCTACTACATGCGTCAGTATGTCGGGCGTCCGAATCCTCTCTACCTGGCCGAAAAGCTGACCGCGAAGATGGGCGGAGCGAAGATATATCTGAAGCGCGAAGACCTCAATCACACCGGCGCGCACAAGGTGAACAACACCATCGGCCAAGGCCTTCTCGCCAAGCGGATGGGGAAGAAGAAGGTGATCGCGGAGACAGGCGCCGGCCAGCACGGCGTGGCGACGGCGACCGTTGCGGCCCTTTTCGGCATGGAGTGCGAGGTCTTCATGGGTGAAGAGGACATCCGCCGCCAGTCGTTGAACGTGTTCCGCATGAAGCTTCTGGGCGCCAAGGTGACCCCGGTGAGCTCCGGCACCGCGACCCTCAAGGACGCCATGAACGAGGCGATGCGCCAGTGGGTGACCTACGTGGAGGATACCTTCTACATCATCGGCACCGTCGCGGGACCCCATCCCTATCCGGTCATGGTGCGCGACTTCCAGTCCATCATCGGCCGAGAGGCGCGCGAGCAGCACCTGGAGGCCGAAGGTCGGCTTCCCGACTACCTGATCGCCGCCGTGGGCGGGGGGAGTAACGCCATCGGGCTCTTCCACCCCTTCGTCAACGATGCAAGCGTGCAGATGATCGGCGTCGAGGCCGCGGGTTACGGCATCGAAAGCGGCAAGCATGCCGCTCCGCTCTCCGCCGGCAGCGTCGGCGTGCTGCACGGCAACAAGACGTACCTTTTGCAGGACCAGTACGGACAGATCGCCCACGCCCATTCCATTTCCGCCGGACTGGACTACCCGGGGGTCGGCCCTGAGCACTCTTACCTCAAGGAGATCGGCCGGGCGAGCTACGTCTCGGTCACCGATGATGAGGCACTGGAGGCGTTCCAGGTACTAACACGCGAGGAGGGGATCATCCCCGCCCTGGAGTCTTCCCACGCCGTGGCTCACGCACTGCGTCTGGCTCCGACACTTTCTACCAACGAGAGCATCGTCGTCTGTCTGTCGGGCAGGGGCGATAAGGACATCCATACCGTGGCTGATGTTATGGGGGTACAGCTTTAA
- a CDS encoding tRNA (cytidine(34)-2'-O)-methyltransferase, protein MALQKPFHIVLVEPEIPPNTGNIARLCGATGTILHLVGKLGFSTDDRYLKRAGLDYWSEVDIRYWDNLEALTASFPEGRFVYTSKKADKSYVEFSFLPGDFIVFGKETKGLPEELIAANPDTAVRIPIIGKVRSLNLSTSAGIVLYEALRQTGALQGA, encoded by the coding sequence ATGGCGTTGCAGAAACCGTTTCACATAGTGCTGGTCGAACCCGAGATACCACCCAATACGGGAAACATAGCGAGGCTTTGCGGCGCAACCGGAACCATCCTGCACCTGGTGGGGAAACTGGGCTTCTCCACGGACGACCGCTACCTGAAGCGAGCCGGGCTCGACTACTGGAGCGAGGTGGACATCCGTTACTGGGACAACCTGGAAGCCCTGACGGCCTCCTTCCCCGAGGGGCGCTTCGTCTATACCAGCAAGAAGGCGGACAAGAGCTACGTCGAGTTTTCCTTCCTCCCGGGCGATTTCATCGTCTTCGGCAAGGAGACCAAAGGGCTTCCCGAAGAACTCATCGCGGCCAACCCGGATACGGCGGTCAGGATCCCGATCATCGGCAAGGTGCGCAGCCTGAACCTCTCCACCTCGGCGGGGATCGTGCTTTACGAGGCGCTGCGACAGACCGGAGCGCTGCAAGGGGCGTAG
- a CDS encoding cupin domain-containing protein gives MFEKKRGEGYQEVLPGIMQKTLVHGEKTLMVEFLLGRGALLPMHSHPHEQTGYLVSGQIRLTIAGVPHEVQPGDSWCIAGGAEHRAEILEDSVAIEVFSPVRKEYLPGGVS, from the coding sequence ATGTTCGAAAAGAAGCGCGGTGAAGGTTATCAAGAAGTCCTGCCGGGGATCATGCAGAAGACGCTGGTGCACGGCGAAAAGACGCTGATGGTCGAGTTCCTGCTTGGAAGGGGAGCCCTGCTGCCGATGCACAGCCACCCGCACGAGCAGACGGGATACCTCGTGAGCGGACAGATCAGACTGACCATAGCCGGTGTTCCGCACGAGGTGCAGCCGGGGGATAGCTGGTGCATTGCGGGAGGGGCCGAGCATCGCGCCGAGATCCTCGAAGACTCGGTGGCGATCGAGGTGTTCTCACCCGTGCGCAAGGAGTACCTTCCGGGCGGCGTCAGTTGA
- a CDS encoding exopolysaccharide biosynthesis protein: protein MAREINNLQDMLDRINQSADDEGRVSLGQIVESVGDRSFGPLLLMVGVIAASPISGMPGVPTTMGIFILLIAGQLFFRREHFWLPKWVLRRSLAKEKVHTAVQWLRPSARFIDRWLRPRMSALIQGGSTYLISFVCAVIAVVMPMMELVPFSAHGAGLALTAFGLALISRDGLLALIAFAVTAVSFGVVIYQFN from the coding sequence ATGGCGAGAGAGATCAACAACCTTCAGGATATGCTGGACCGCATCAACCAGTCGGCCGACGACGAGGGACGCGTCTCCTTGGGGCAGATAGTGGAGTCGGTGGGGGATCGATCCTTCGGACCTTTGCTGCTCATGGTGGGGGTAATCGCAGCCTCCCCGATCAGCGGCATGCCGGGCGTGCCTACCACGATGGGGATCTTCATCTTGCTGATCGCAGGGCAGCTCTTTTTTCGCAGGGAACACTTCTGGCTACCGAAATGGGTTCTGCGGCGCTCGCTGGCCAAGGAGAAGGTGCACACGGCGGTGCAGTGGTTGCGTCCCTCAGCCCGTTTCATCGACCGCTGGCTGAGGCCGCGCATGTCCGCGCTGATCCAGGGTGGGAGCACCTACCTCATCTCGTTTGTCTGTGCAGTCATAGCCGTCGTCATGCCGATGATGGAGTTGGTCCCTTTCTCCGCCCACGGCGCCGGGCTGGCCCTCACAGCTTTCGGCCTGGCGCTCATTTCTCGCGATGGTCTGCTGGCCCTCATCGCCTTTGCCGTGACCGCCGTGAGTTTCGGCGTGGTTATCTACCAGTTCAACTGA
- a CDS encoding rubrerythrin family protein — protein MSTKENLAEAFAGESQANRKYLAFAAKAEAEGLPQVAKLFRAAAHAETVHAHAHLRAMGGIKGTVENLKEAIEGEGFEFQQMYPPFLEQARKEGDRAAENSFKFALAVEEIHHDLYQQALGAVQNGVDLADRPIYVCEVCGNTVYDEAPDKCAICLVPKEKFSRIA, from the coding sequence ATGTCGACTAAGGAGAATCTTGCCGAGGCGTTCGCCGGGGAGAGTCAGGCAAACCGTAAATACCTTGCCTTTGCTGCGAAAGCCGAGGCGGAGGGGCTGCCGCAGGTAGCGAAACTGTTCCGTGCCGCGGCACATGCCGAGACGGTGCATGCCCACGCGCACCTGCGGGCGATGGGTGGGATCAAGGGGACGGTGGAAAATCTCAAGGAAGCCATCGAAGGGGAAGGTTTCGAGTTCCAGCAGATGTACCCGCCGTTTCTCGAGCAGGCAAGAAAAGAAGGAGATCGCGCGGCGGAGAACTCCTTCAAGTTCGCCCTCGCCGTAGAGGAGATACACCACGACCTGTACCAGCAGGCGCTGGGCGCCGTGCAAAACGGTGTCGATCTGGCGGACCGCCCGATCTATGTCTGCGAAGTCTGCGGCAACACGGTGTACGACGAGGCGCCAGACAAGTGCGCCATCTGCCTGGTGCCTAAGGAAAAGTTCTCCAGGATCGCATAA
- a CDS encoding alpha/beta hydrolase: MLRLLKLLLVCLVALVLSAMAWQRQLLYFPTHHDRNNGLIPWRDKGELLGFYRPAATPGNVWLMTHGNGGQASDRAYAIPSFSRTDAVYILEYPGYGLRQGTPSKESINEAAKEAYLLLRQQYPDRPVCVVGESLGSGPASFLATATPPPDKIVLIAPFDKLHRVGQYHYRFLPVRLLLADDWDNVKSLQGYQGKVEIFGAKNDEVIPARFARTLAKSRPGTVFQEIPGGHNDWATPGRVSIRNP; this comes from the coding sequence ATGCTCAGATTGCTCAAACTCCTTCTGGTCTGCCTGGTGGCGCTTGTGCTGAGCGCCATGGCCTGGCAGCGGCAGCTTCTCTACTTCCCCACCCATCATGACCGGAACAACGGTCTCATCCCGTGGCGCGATAAGGGCGAGCTCCTCGGGTTTTATCGTCCGGCCGCGACCCCGGGCAACGTCTGGCTCATGACCCACGGCAACGGTGGCCAGGCAAGCGACCGAGCTTACGCCATCCCCTCCTTTTCCCGCACGGATGCGGTCTACATCCTGGAGTATCCGGGGTACGGCCTGCGTCAGGGCACCCCTTCCAAAGAGAGCATCAACGAGGCGGCCAAAGAGGCCTACCTGCTTTTGCGGCAGCAGTATCCCGATAGACCGGTCTGCGTGGTGGGAGAATCCCTCGGCAGCGGCCCGGCTTCCTTTCTCGCCACGGCGACGCCGCCACCCGATAAAATCGTCCTCATTGCGCCTTTTGACAAGCTGCACAGGGTAGGGCAGTACCACTACCGGTTTCTCCCGGTACGCCTGCTTCTGGCGGACGACTGGGACAACGTGAAGTCGCTCCAGGGATACCAGGGAAAGGTGGAGATCTTCGGCGCGAAGAACGACGAGGTCATCCCGGCGCGGTTCGCAAGGACCCTGGCTAAGAGCAGGCCGGGAACGGTTTTTCAAGAGATACCCGGGGGGCATAACGACTGGGCGACACCTGGGCGGGTCAGCATCAGGAATCCCTGA
- a CDS encoding PAS domain-containing protein, whose amino-acid sequence MELVLFGVLCLMAAVVSLFVIMPANYLQSLPLSINVLLAFFAVLALILFRKSCRGRCHPKVLFYLLLALLNLVWFPNGASHGSIPFFFFCIVMYVPIFFRGRERWVLVAIAITDIIALLVLELRFPGWVVPFRSDADRIADHVVGLVVTAGACTTMLWALLRRYDQEQERLVSVNDELQRTLLESALVESALQQNREVLNAVIEGTTDAVFVKDVNGRYLLFNKASTHMTGKSLTEIQGKDDTELFPPEVAQRVMEEDQRVLCNNVIRVVEHMLTLPNGERVMVEATKGPLHDKEGNVVGVFGISRDITQTRRMAEELRLLNEELERRVIERTARLEAAMKEQETFSYSVSHDLRGPLRHINSYTSIVLEEYGSHLPPDGKQYLERVCASTRRMGTLIDDLLELSRIGRSEINKVPVNLSEVAHSVGSKLQDAEPQRRVEILIEPDLEVHGDRGLLEQMLENLVANAWKYSSVRELARIEVGRSGGGMKDTFFVRDNGVGFDMAYQNKLFGAFQRLHGSEFEGTGIGLATVKRIVERHGGSVWAHGVVDEGATVYFCLP is encoded by the coding sequence ATGGAACTGGTTCTCTTCGGAGTACTGTGCCTGATGGCCGCCGTTGTCTCCCTTTTTGTCATAATGCCGGCTAACTACCTGCAGTCTCTCCCTCTCTCCATAAATGTGCTGCTTGCCTTTTTCGCCGTCCTTGCTCTGATTCTCTTCCGTAAATCCTGCCGGGGGCGGTGCCACCCTAAGGTGCTGTTCTATCTGCTGCTTGCCCTGCTCAACTTGGTCTGGTTTCCCAATGGAGCATCCCACGGAAGCATTCCGTTCTTCTTTTTCTGCATCGTCATGTACGTCCCCATCTTCTTCCGTGGCAGGGAACGCTGGGTATTGGTCGCCATCGCCATTACGGACATCATCGCGCTGCTCGTGCTGGAACTACGTTTCCCGGGGTGGGTGGTGCCTTTCCGATCGGACGCTGATCGGATCGCGGACCACGTGGTAGGGCTGGTGGTGACGGCCGGTGCCTGTACCACCATGCTTTGGGCCCTGCTCAGAAGGTACGATCAGGAACAAGAGCGCCTCGTGTCGGTGAACGACGAACTGCAGCGGACCCTGCTGGAGAGTGCGCTCGTGGAGAGCGCGCTGCAGCAAAACCGTGAAGTACTGAACGCCGTGATCGAGGGAACCACCGATGCGGTTTTCGTGAAGGATGTGAACGGCCGCTACCTCCTCTTTAACAAGGCGTCCACTCATATGACCGGAAAGTCGCTGACTGAGATACAGGGCAAAGACGACACGGAACTGTTCCCACCCGAAGTGGCGCAGCGGGTCATGGAGGAGGATCAAAGAGTACTGTGCAACAACGTGATCCGCGTCGTAGAACACATGCTGACGCTGCCCAACGGCGAGCGCGTTATGGTCGAGGCAACCAAAGGACCGCTACACGACAAGGAAGGAAACGTGGTCGGGGTCTTCGGGATCAGTCGCGACATCACCCAGACCCGCAGGATGGCCGAGGAACTGAGGCTGCTGAACGAGGAGTTGGAGCGGCGTGTCATCGAGCGCACCGCCCGGCTCGAGGCTGCCATGAAGGAGCAGGAAACCTTCAGCTATTCCGTATCGCACGACCTGCGCGGGCCGCTGCGCCACATCAACAGCTACACCTCCATCGTGCTTGAGGAGTACGGCTCCCACCTCCCTCCCGATGGGAAGCAGTACCTGGAGCGGGTCTGCGCCTCGACCCGCAGGATGGGAACCCTGATCGACGACCTGCTGGAACTCTCCCGCATCGGGCGCTCGGAAATAAACAAGGTGCCGGTTAACTTAAGCGAGGTCGCCCACTCCGTAGGGAGCAAGCTTCAGGATGCCGAGCCGCAGCGCCGGGTGGAGATACTGATCGAGCCGGACCTGGAGGTGCACGGTGACCGGGGGCTTTTGGAGCAGATGCTGGAAAATCTCGTCGCCAATGCCTGGAAATACTCAAGCGTGCGGGAGTTGGCCCGGATCGAGGTGGGGCGCAGCGGGGGGGGGATGAAGGATACCTTCTTCGTGCGCGACAACGGCGTTGGGTTCGACATGGCCTACCAGAACAAGCTTTTCGGAGCATTTCAGCGGTTGCATGGTTCCGAATTTGAAGGGACGGGAATCGGGCTCGCCACGGTGAAGCGGATCGTCGAGCGGCACGGTGGCAGTGTGTGGGCCCACGGGGTGGTCGACGAGGGCGCAACCGTCTATTTCTGCCTCCCCTGA
- a CDS encoding succinate dehydrogenase/fumarate reductase iron-sulfur subunit — protein sequence MNLTLHVWRQSGPNQPGKLEQYDAKNVSPDQSFLEMLDEVNEQLIKEGKDPIVFDHDCREGICGMCSQVINGVPHGGQERTTVCQLHMRNFSDGDTIYIEPWRALAFPIIRDLIVDRSGLEKIMQAGGYTSCHTGGVADGNAILVPKVDADYAMDAAECIGCGACVAACPNGSAMLYTSAKVAQLAALPQGKAEAAQRVCAMTDAMQEAGFGNCSNHYECQAACPKGINVKFIARLNREYQKALFK from the coding sequence ATGAACCTCACACTACACGTATGGCGCCAAAGTGGCCCCAATCAGCCGGGTAAGCTCGAGCAGTACGATGCCAAAAACGTAAGTCCGGATCAGTCCTTTCTCGAGATGCTCGACGAAGTGAACGAGCAGCTGATCAAGGAAGGTAAGGATCCGATCGTATTCGACCACGACTGCCGCGAAGGTATCTGCGGTATGTGCTCCCAGGTCATCAACGGCGTGCCGCACGGCGGTCAGGAGCGCACCACCGTCTGCCAGCTGCACATGAGGAACTTCAGCGACGGCGACACCATCTACATCGAGCCGTGGCGCGCTCTCGCCTTCCCGATCATCAGGGACCTGATCGTCGATAGGAGCGGCCTCGAGAAGATCATGCAGGCCGGTGGCTACACCTCCTGCCATACCGGCGGTGTTGCCGACGGTAACGCCATCCTCGTGCCCAAAGTGGATGCCGACTACGCCATGGACGCCGCCGAGTGCATCGGCTGCGGCGCTTGCGTCGCCGCCTGCCCGAACGGCTCGGCGATGCTCTACACCTCCGCCAAGGTGGCGCAGCTTGCCGCCCTGCCGCAGGGCAAGGCTGAGGCTGCACAGCGCGTCTGTGCCATGACCGACGCGATGCAGGAAGCAGGTTTCGGCAACTGCTCGAACCACTACGAGTGCCAGGCCGCCTGCCCGAAAGGGATCAACGTCAAGTTCATCGCAAGGCTGAACCGCGAGTACCAGAAGGCGTTGTTCAAGTAA